The following coding sequences are from one Neurospora crassa OR74A linkage group I, whole genome shotgun sequence window:
- a CDS encoding SSU72 gives MSAVDTPTGAASSSKPDQNEQNGQNGGREDSGGFKLKFCTVCASNQNRSMEGHLRLSLANYPVISFGTGSLVRLPGPSITQPNVYKFNETSYDSIYRELEAKDPRLYRANGLLNMLGRNRQVKWGPERWQDWQIGMPRTKHKDDKGADGMEGGVADVVITCEERCWDAVIEDLLNRGSPLNRPVHVINIDIKDNHEEASVGGRAIVDLADSLNKIAAEEREKVGASAFDSGSVGARSGFDERVPDVLAEWQERWPNLPATWTLAWF, from the exons ATGTCTGCTGTAGATACCCCAACTGGTGCCGCGAGCTCATCGAAGCCGGACCAGAATGAGCAGAATGGTCAAAACGGTGGGCGTGAAGACTCTGGCGGCTTCAAGCTAAAGTTTTGCACCGTCTGCGCCAGTAACCAGAATCG CTCCATGGAAGGTCACTTGCGACTCTCTCTTGCAAATTATCCCGTGATTTCGTTTGGTACAGGCTCTCTTGTCCGTCTCCCCGGGCCGTCCATTACACAGCCCAATGTCTACAAGTTCAACGAAACATCATACGATAGTATATATCGGGAGTTGGAAGCCAAAGACCCTCGCTTATATCGCGCAAATGGACTGCTAAACATGCTTGGGAGAAACCGCCAAGTCAAGTGGGGCCCTGAGCGATGGCAGGACTGGCAGATTGGAATGCCTAGAACCAAGCACAAGGATGACAAGGGAGCTGATGGCATGGAGGGCGGCGTAGCTGATGTTGTCATCACCTGTGAGGAACGCTGTTGGGATGCTGTGATTGAAGATCTTCTCAACCGTGGCTCGCCACTTAACAGGCCTGTTCACGTCATCAACATCGATATCAAGGATAACCATGAAGAGGCATCCGTGGGAGGGCGAGCCATTGTCGATTTGGCAGACTCACTCAACAAGATTGCTGCCGAGGAGCGGGAGAAGGTTGGCGCTTCTGCCTTTGACTCGGGAAGCGTAGGCGCCAGATCAGGATTCGATGAGCGCGTACCGGACGTCCTGGCCGAGTGGCAGGAGAGATGGCCGAATCTTCCTGCGACATGGACTTTGGCTTGGTTCTAA
- the spa2 gene encoding spa2-like protein, protein MNVRNAPLSPISQGAPSDWNHPPNDNNLGQYNTPPDSANPAGAMNGGFSPMPQSPNGAPSPPPSVGRSSTGMYARSVKSQSQQGENQELVLSDHYISLKRYLSATSRDGNPKPPPNKARDKLQRLTEVQFLELSTDVYDELKRREQVARRGPNAPPETAPPDFLLPQDNFHPKRNQARQKLSSLGPPRFRDLATDVFCELERRYPNFANLEMPLNASPIAMRGPPSRSGTPNNGMGGFPPRGQSHRRPSEASSVRSARSGPPMPPMMNGGYGVPPSPGLPPNGDYGRPMPKQFQSNTIVPNKSTMVEEDDEGNLMSPGQGGDMYGNGRRSMGQAFEADRKLIQDYENQVRELQEKVDNMEMEMRKKDEELNNMQSGDGNKKDWDETRQSLETKLAEAQELNDSLQRELDRIREEHEDETRKLREGLEDGRQSGGKGDGDLARENEELRQSLQEQQQITDEVRREAQEFLREMRTLSQQSGAAWERQTELERTIESLEKEVKEWRSRYARTQTQLRSMRDSSEGVPLEQNAGKYVREKGFVEDSGLVKDLHVTKFQIAIDELLQRARNDNPERVIDSMKAVVVSVRRIAKDIDENPQNDSILQEKAKLKARVSSTANNLITASKNFASSAGISPVSLLDAAASHLVAAVIELLRAAKIRTTPAGELEEEDDGTVTPVGSASFFSPRNGQSQTSSVASAHEVLAQPPAFQGLGGGGGSRISVDSSAYSANSPRESYAESKPTAPDPRRVEDLKFYLQDKTSVMVETIQNLVQLIRSDANINQLSGEIAIITDVVSKVVAETDSCLGSSASSTVVDVVRRLSKCSDRLNEAGQHGIDLDAQGSSPTSREWRMWAQTLPPIAFELARDTKELVQQVDRLAAAGMNDGADDFA, encoded by the exons ATGAATGTTCGCAATGCACCATTGTCACCAATCTCTCAAGGCGCCCCAAGCGACTGGAACCATCCACCGAACGACAACAATCTCGGACAATACAATACTCCTCCCGACTCCGCGAACCCTGCCGGCGCTATGAACGGCGGCTTCTCCCCGATGCCTCAGAGCCCGAATGGGGcaccctctcctccaccgtccGTTGGCCGATCCAGCACCGGCATGTATGCGAGGAGTGTAAAGAGCCAGAGTCAACAAGGGGAAAACCAGGAGTTGGTTCTGTCCGACCACTACATCTCGCTCAAGCGCTATCTGTCAGCCACCTCACGCGACGGCAATCCGAAACCGCCGCCGAACAAGGCCCGCGACAAGCTGCAACGCCTTACTGAGGTGCAGTTTCTTGAGCTCAGTACCGATGTTTATGATGAATTGAAGCGCCGCGAACAGGTGGCCCGAAGAGGACCTAATGCTCCCCCCGAGACTGCCCCGCCCGATTTTCTTCTGCCTCAGGATAATTTCCATCCTAAACGGAACCAGGCTCGCCAGAAACTGTCGTCCCTAGGTCCTCCTAGGTTTCGCGATCTCGCCACCGATGTCTTCTGCGAGTTGGAGAGGCGGTATCCTAACTTCGCCAATCTGGAGATGCCTCTCAATGCCAGCCCGATTGCGATGCGTGGCCCGCCAAGCCGCTCGGGAACACCAAACAACGGAATGGGCGGCTTCCCTCCCAGAGGTCAAAGTCACAGACGCCCTTCGGAGGCGAGCTCAGTACGAAGTGCACGGAGCGGTCCTCCGATGCCCCCTATGATGAATGGTGGCTACGGCGTTCCCCCATCTCCTGGCCTGCCGCCGAATGGCGACTATGGGCGTCCCATGCCAAAACAATTCCAGAGCAACACAATCGTCCCAAACAAGAGTACCATggtcgaggaggacgacgagggcAACCTTATGAGCCCAGGTCAGGGTGGTGATATGTATGGCAATGGCAGGAGGTCTATGGGCCAGGCGTTCGAG GCCGACAGGAAGCTTATTCAGGACTACGAAAATCAGGTCAGAGAGCTGCAGGAAAAGGTCGACaacatggagatggagatgaggaagaaggacgaggagcTGAATAACATGCAGTCCGGGGATGGCAACAAGAAAGATTGGGACGAGACCAGGCAAAGCTTGGAGACGAAACTGGCAGAGGCCCAGGAACTGAACGACTCGTTGCAAAGGGAACTCGACCGCATCAGGGAGGAGCATGAGGACGAGACGAGAAAGCTTCGGGAAGGACTCGAGGATGGTCGACAATCAGGCGGCAAAGGAGACGGCGATCTGGCGCGAGAGAACGAGGAACTGCGACAATCTTTGCAAGAACAGCAGCAAATAACGGACGAGGTCCGTCGCGAGGCCCAGGAGTTCTTGCGGGAGATGAGGACGTTGTCTCAACAAAGCGGGGCTGCTTGGGAGAGACAAACGGAGTTGGAGAGGACGATTGAGAGTTTGGAGAAGGAAGTCAAGGAATGGAGAAGTCGATATGCACGCACCCAAACACAGTTACGCAGCATGCGTGATTCGTCAGAGGGTGTACCACTCGAGCAGAACGCCGGCAAATACGTACGGGAAAAGGGTTTTGTCGAAGACTCTGGGCTTGTGAAGGACCTTCACGTTACCAAGTTCCAGATTGCGATAGACGAGCTCCTGCAGCGCGCTCGCAACGATAACCCCGAGCGCGTAATTGACTCTATGAAAGCAGTCGTAGTCAGTGTCCGTCGTATCGCTAAGGATATCGACGAGAATCCACAAAACGACAGCATTCTCCAAGAGAAGGCCAAGCTAAAGGCTCGGGTATCATCGACTGCCAACAACCTGATCACCGCATCCAAGAACTTTGCCAGCTCCGCGGGCATCTCTCCTGTATCTCTGCTTGATGCAGCTGCATCTCACTTGGTTGCAGCAGTCATCGAGCTGCTCCGCGCCGCCAAGATCCGCACCACGCCTGCCGGTGaattggaagaggaggatgatgggacAGTAACTCCCGTCGGCTCAGCCAGCTTCTTTTCTCCGCGCAACGGCCAAAGCCAGACCTCGAGTGTCGCCTCTGCCCACGAGGTACTAGCGCAACCTCCGGCTTTCCAAGGgctaggaggaggaggaggcagcaGGATTAGTGTCGACTCGTCTGCCTACAGCGCCAACTCGCCGCGCGAATCATACGCCGAAAGCAAACCCACCGCTCCGGACCCTCGCCGAGTCGAGGACCTCAAGTTCTATCTCCAGGACAAGACCTCGGTCATGGTAGAGACGATCCAGAACCTGGTCCAGCTGATTCGCAGCGACGCCAACATCAACCAACTGAGCGGCGAGATCGCCATCATTACTGACGTAGTCAGCAAGGTAGTCGCCGAGACGGACTCGTGCCTGGGCAGCAGCGCGAGCAGCACTGTTGTCGACGTCGTGCGCAGGCTAAGCAAATGCAGCGACCGGCTCAACGAGGCCGGCCAGCACGGCATCGACCTCGACGCCCAGGGTAGCAGCCCCACGAGCCGCGAGTGGCGCATGTGGGCGCAGACGCTGCCGCCCATCGCGTTCGAGCTCGCCAGGGATACCAAGGAACTCGTACAGCAGGTGGATCGGTTGGCGGCTGCCGGTATGAATGATGGCGCTGATGACTTTGCATGA